GCGCGAAGCGCAGCGCGCCCGTGGCGCAATTCGATGCGATAGGTGCGCAGATCCTCGCCTACCAGTGTTTTGCGATCTGAATCGCCGTGCTGGATATCCTGGCCTTCGTCTTTTCGGTCTGCCATGCTACGCTCGTGGTTTCAGAGGAGATCCTCTACTGATACATTTACAAGGGTATGGCATTGCGGCAATCCTAAAATGGGGGAATGGCGGCAGGAAGTGATGGCGGCGGGATTTTGTTGCGGCCACTGCGTAAACAGCAAGCATTCCCGGCTGCGCCTGCCTTGCTGCCCTGCGTGAAACTGTCACCACTTTGCAATCTGACAGATCAATTTGCTTTGAGCTGAAGACTGGGCACAAGGCCCGACGCCGGTCGCCGCTCAGACCTTTTCGGCGCGCGGCGAGGTCCGACGATCGTAGTTTGCGGCTCGCTGCAATGCGCCGCTCAAGTCATCAAAATACTCAACGTGGAATCGCTCCGCAAGCCTGGCGCGCTCCAGCAAGCGCTTTGGCTGCTCCTGTACGCCACAGAGCAGCGATAGCGTGTGCGTCGCCTTCAGATCCTGAAGGGCGCTTTCCAGGGCCACCAGGCCGGTGGCGTCCATGGCATGAACCTCGGACATCAAGAGGATTACGGCCCGCGCCTTGGCGGCGGATGTTGCCAGGGCGCCGATCGCCTTCTGAGCGGCGCCAAAGAACAGCGGCCCACTGATTTCATAGACGATAACGCCAGGCGGCAGGCTCGCGCCCTCCAGCATTGGGTGGTCTTCGCCGCCGAGGCGCGCCTGCGTTACCTCGGCCATGCGGCGCATGAAGAGAAAGGCGGCCATGACCATGCCGACGGCGACGCCGGCGGTCATGTCGACCAGCACCGTCAGGGTAAAGCAGACGCCCAGCACCACGGCATCGCTGCGCGGCGCCACGCGTATGGTGTGCACAAAGTGTCGGGCTTCGGACATATTCCAGGCTACAACCACCAGCAAGGCGGCCAGCGAACTCATCGGCAGGTAGCCAAGCAGCGGCGCGAGGGCCAGTACCGCGGCAAGCATCGCCAGGGCGTGAATTGCGGCGGCCAGCGGCGAGCGCGCCCCGTAGCGTATGTTCGTGGCGGTGCGGGCGATGGCGCCCGTGGCCGGAATGCCTCCAAAAAAAGGCGCGGCCAGGTTGCCAATGCCAACAGCAATCAGTTCAGAATCGGGATCATGTCGGGTGCGCGCCAGACCATCGGCGACGACTGCTGAAAGCAGCGATTCAATGGCGCCCAGCATGGCGATGGCAAAGGCGCCAGGCGCCAGCTCGCGCAACAGGGCAAAACTGACGGGGAGCGACTGTCCCTGACTGGAGGGCCATTGCCAGGGCAGCCGAAATTCTGGCGGCAGTTGAGGGATGCCATGGAGCAGTCCCGATGGCGTCTCGGTTATGAAGCGCGACGCGATGGTATCGACCTGAAAGCCTGGAAACCAGATGGGCAGGATGGCCGCCAGCGAAGCGGCCAGCGGCAAGGCGACAAGCGGCGCCGGTATGCGCCGCGTGAGTTTTGGAAAAATAAGTAGTACGAACAATGTAAATCCGCCAATCAATGCCGCCGAGGGCTGAAAGGTGCCAATGGCCGATGCCAGGGCGGCCACGCGGTCGACGTAGTGATCCGGGGCGCTTTGCAATTGCAGACCCAGCAAATCCTTCACCTGCAGGGTGGCAATGACCAGGGCGATGCCGGAGGTGAAGCCGGTGGTCACCGGGTGCGGCACATATTCAATCAGGCGGCCCAAACGCGCCAGGCCCAGGCCCAGCAGAATTGTACCGGCCATTAATCCGGAGATCAAGAGGCCGGACAGTCCGTATTTGGACGCAATCGGCGCCAGGATGACGACAAAGGCGGCGGTTGGACCGCTGACCTGGATGCGCGATCCACCCAGCACCGCCGTCAGGAAGCCGGCGACGATTGCTGTGTAGATTCCGTGCTGTGGCGCCACGCCCACGGCAATGGCCAGCGCCATGGACAGCGGCAGGGCTACCGCGCCAACCACCAGGCCGGCAAGCAGGTCGCTGAGAAAATCGCGTCGACCGTAGCCTTCGCGCAGGGCGGCGCGCAGCGCGGCCGCTGGCAGATGATGAATTGCAAAGCGGTCGGTTGGACTCTGGTAGCGGGTGCGCGGCATCAGGCCAGGGTCGGAGCAGGGCCCATCGGCAGTCAAGAAGCTCAGAACTCTTCAGCCGGCGCCAGCGAAAGTCGCCGCCCCCCTTGCGGGGGGCGACGGAGTCAGAGTTTATCAATCACTCAAGCTATGTATCGGCCGACGGCGATGCTCCTTAATGCGCCGGAATCAATTTTTTACGGCCGCTCATCGGCTAAAGTTTGGGACCGACGCCGCCGCCATCGCGCAAGGCGCGCTGGCCTGATCGCCAGTCGCGCGCGCCAATCTCACGCATCTCGTTGGGGCCAAAGCGAGCCTTGTAGTTCATTGTCGCGCAGCCGTGAACGTAGTAGCCAGGATAATAGTATCGAAGCCCACGCTTCCGCGCCAGCTCCAGTTCACAGAGCATCGAAAAAACGCCAGGGCTCAGCTCGGCGCAATCTGGATCAAAGTAGAAGTACACCGAGGAAAGTGCATCGCCTACCAGATCGACAATTCCCACGCCAGCCAGCTGGCGATCGCGCCACAATCGCAATTCACGAGTGCCCTCGCCCAGAAAGCTATCCACAAAGAATTCCTGGTACTGAGTGTCGCTCAGGGAATTCTCGTTTGTGGCTGCGTGCTGGAAGGCGAGGTAGCGCGAGTAAAGTTCGATTCGTTGTGCATCGACGATCGGCTCCGCCAGTTCGTAACGGAGCGAAGCGGAGGCCCGCCGCCAGACGCGCCGCTGGCTGCGCGTCGGTTGAAAGGAAGCCAGGGGCAAACGCAGAATGCGACACTCGCGGCAGCCGCCGCAATCGGGTCGATAGATGTGCTGTCCGTGCCGACGGTAGCCGCGGTCCAGGAGCAGGCGGTAGAGTTTGCCTACTTCCCTGCCGTCCAGCAGCATCAGCGCTTGCTGGCGATCTGGCAGATAGGAGCAGGGGCCGCGCACATGGCCCAGGTAGAGCTGATCTTCGAGCACATCGGCGCAGAGCTCCAGCACATCGACGTTGCGCATGGTCAGTCCAGAGATCAGGCGCCGCTCTCGCCATGGCAAGCGCGCTTTGGCGGGCGGCGCGTCAAACATGGCAGCTGATTGGTTTTGACCTCGGGATGACAGCCAAAAACCTGGCGCCATGAGTCGTGCAATCAACTTCTCCGCCGGTCCGGCTACCCTGCCCCTCGAAGTCCTGCAAGAGGTGCAAAGCGAGCTGCTCGACTACAAAGGCAGCGGCATGTCGATCATCGAGATGTCGCATCGTGGCAAGGTATTCGACGCCGTTTACAAGGAAAGTATCGAACGATTTCGTCGTGTGGCTGCCATTCCGGAGCGCTTCGACGTACTCTATATCCAGGGCGGCGCCTCGCTGCAGTTTGCAATGATCCCGATGAACCTTTCCGGGAAAGGGCGCAGCGCCGCCTACGTAAATACCGGCGTATGGTCGGAAAAAGCCATTGAACAGGCAAAGATCCAGGGATTGGAGCTATGTCTGGCGGCCAGCTCGGAAGACCGGAATCACAACTATATTCCAGCGAAACTGGAGCTGCGTCCCGGTCTGGATTATTTGCATCTAACAAGTAACAATACAATCTACGGCACACAGTGGGCGCAATTCCCCGATGCCGGCGACTGCCGCCTGGCGATTGACATGTCATCGGATTTTCTCTCGCGGCCCATCGACTGGCGCCACATTGGACTGGCCTATGCTGGCTTGCAGAAGAATGCCGGACCCTCCGGGCTTACCGTCGTGGTCATTGACCGCGAGTACTACGGACGCGAGGCGGAGCATACGCCGACCATGCTGCGCTACAGCACCTACGCCAAAAACGACAGCATGTACAATACGCCTCCCACCTTTCAGATCTACGTTTTCGGGCTGATCCTGAAATGGATCGAATCAATGGGCGGATTGACCGGCGTGGAGCGGCACAACCAGGCCAAGGCGGCGCCAATCTACCAGGTCATCGATGAGTTCCCGGAATTCTACGCCGGTCATGCGGTGCGCGAGGCGCGCTCGCTGATGAACATTACCTGGAATTTCCCCAACAAAGAACTGGAAGCGGAGTTCTTGAAGGGCGCCGAGGCGCTGCACATGGATGGCCTGAAGGGTCATCGTCTGGTTGGCGGATTGCGCGCCTCGATCTACAATGCCATGCCGCTGGAGGGCTGTCAGGCCCTGGCCAATTTCATGCGCGAGTTTGCACGCCAGAAAGGCTGATTGGCCATGTGGATCCGGCTGGGCGACAACGAACTTCTCAATCTGGATCATGTAATCTCGATTAAGAAAGGCGGCCAGTCGACGCTGGAGATGCGCTATGCCAATCCTGACGCCAATCGGACGGTGCGCTTTCGCACCGATCAAGAGCGCGATCTGGTTTTCGAACGCGTGATCAAGAATATGGTAACGCTTGGCCTGGCGATGGAATGAGGCTGCGCA
This DNA window, taken from Leptospirales bacterium, encodes the following:
- the serC gene encoding 3-phosphoserine/phosphohydroxythreonine transaminase, whose product is MSRAINFSAGPATLPLEVLQEVQSELLDYKGSGMSIIEMSHRGKVFDAVYKESIERFRRVAAIPERFDVLYIQGGASLQFAMIPMNLSGKGRSAAYVNTGVWSEKAIEQAKIQGLELCLAASSEDRNHNYIPAKLELRPGLDYLHLTSNNTIYGTQWAQFPDAGDCRLAIDMSSDFLSRPIDWRHIGLAYAGLQKNAGPSGLTVVVIDREYYGREAEHTPTMLRYSTYAKNDSMYNTPPTFQIYVFGLILKWIESMGGLTGVERHNQAKAAPIYQVIDEFPEFYAGHAVREARSLMNITWNFPNKELEAEFLKGAEALHMDGLKGHRLVGGLRASIYNAMPLEGCQALANFMREFARQKG
- a CDS encoding arginyltransferase, with translation MFDAPPAKARLPWRERRLISGLTMRNVDVLELCADVLEDQLYLGHVRGPCSYLPDRQQALMLLDGREVGKLYRLLLDRGYRRHGQHIYRPDCGGCRECRILRLPLASFQPTRSQRRVWRRASASLRYELAEPIVDAQRIELYSRYLAFQHAATNENSLSDTQYQEFFVDSFLGEGTRELRLWRDRQLAGVGIVDLVGDALSSVYFYFDPDCAELSPGVFSMLCELELARKRGLRYYYPGYYVHGCATMNYKARFGPNEMREIGARDWRSGQRALRDGGGVGPKL
- the dauA gene encoding C4-dicarboxylic acid transporter DauA, with translation MPRTRYQSPTDRFAIHHLPAAALRAALREGYGRRDFLSDLLAGLVVGAVALPLSMALAIAVGVAPQHGIYTAIVAGFLTAVLGGSRIQVSGPTAAFVVILAPIASKYGLSGLLISGLMAGTILLGLGLARLGRLIEYVPHPVTTGFTSGIALVIATLQVKDLLGLQLQSAPDHYVDRVAALASAIGTFQPSAALIGGFTLFVLLIFPKLTRRIPAPLVALPLAASLAAILPIWFPGFQVDTIASRFITETPSGLLHGIPQLPPEFRLPWQWPSSQGQSLPVSFALLRELAPGAFAIAMLGAIESLLSAVVADGLARTRHDPDSELIAVGIGNLAAPFFGGIPATGAIARTATNIRYGARSPLAAAIHALAMLAAVLALAPLLGYLPMSSLAALLVVVAWNMSEARHFVHTIRVAPRSDAVVLGVCFTLTVLVDMTAGVAVGMVMAAFLFMRRMAEVTQARLGGEDHPMLEGASLPPGVIVYEISGPLFFGAAQKAIGALATSAAKARAVILLMSEVHAMDATGLVALESALQDLKATHTLSLLCGVQEQPKRLLERARLAERFHVEYFDDLSGALQRAANYDRRTSPRAEKV